In a single window of the Microbacterium sp. SL75 genome:
- the paaA gene encoding 1,2-phenylacetyl-CoA epoxidase subunit PaaA codes for MTMTAPPTDALDGEAMFDALIEADGRIEPRDWMPDGYRRTLIRQISQHAHSEIIGMQPEGAWITRAPSLKRKSILLAKVQDEAGHGLYLYSAAQTLGITRDEMTQQLVDGKARYSSIFNYPTPTWADMGAIGWLVDGAAICNQVPLCRASYGPYGRAMVRICKEESFHQRQGFEILLTLMQGTDEQRRMAQDAVDRWYWPSLMMFGPPDDDSPNSAQSMAWNIKRFSNDVLRQRFVSMLVPQAAVLGVTLPDPELRFNDETGEYDMGEIDWTEFHEVLAGRGPLNTMRRQHRRDAHEEGAWVREAAAAYAAKKNAKAAA; via the coding sequence ATGACGATGACCGCACCCCCCACGGATGCCCTGGACGGCGAGGCGATGTTCGACGCCCTCATCGAGGCCGACGGCCGGATCGAACCGCGGGACTGGATGCCGGACGGCTACCGTCGCACGCTCATCCGGCAGATCTCGCAGCACGCGCACTCCGAGATCATCGGGATGCAGCCGGAGGGGGCGTGGATCACCCGCGCCCCGAGCCTCAAGCGCAAGTCGATCCTGCTCGCGAAAGTGCAGGACGAGGCGGGGCACGGCCTCTACCTCTACTCCGCCGCGCAGACCCTCGGCATCACGCGCGACGAGATGACGCAGCAGCTCGTCGACGGCAAGGCGCGCTACTCCTCGATCTTCAACTACCCGACCCCGACCTGGGCGGACATGGGAGCGATCGGCTGGCTCGTCGACGGCGCCGCGATCTGCAACCAGGTGCCCCTGTGCCGCGCCTCGTACGGTCCGTACGGTCGCGCCATGGTGCGCATCTGCAAGGAGGAGTCGTTCCACCAGCGCCAGGGGTTCGAGATCCTGCTCACCCTCATGCAGGGCACCGACGAGCAGCGTCGGATGGCGCAGGATGCCGTCGACCGCTGGTACTGGCCGAGCCTGATGATGTTCGGGCCCCCGGACGACGATTCGCCCAACTCGGCGCAGTCGATGGCGTGGAACATTAAGCGGTTCAGCAACGATGTCCTGCGCCAGCGGTTCGTCTCGATGCTGGTGCCGCAGGCGGCGGTGCTGGGGGTGACCCTGCCCGACCCCGAGCTGCGGTTCAACGACGAGACGGGCGAGTACGACATGGGCGAGATCGACTGGACCGAGTTCCACGAGGTGCTCGCGGGCCGCGGCCCCCTCAACACGATGCGTCGCCAGCACCGACGCGATGCCCACGAAGAGGGCGCGTGGGTGCGCGAGGCGGCCGCGGCGTACGCGGCGAAGAAGAACGCGAAGGCGGCCGCCTGA
- the paaB gene encoding 1,2-phenylacetyl-CoA epoxidase subunit PaaB encodes MATPGGTPVETWPLWEVFVRANRGLSHVHVGSLHAPDAELAVRNARDLYTRRGEGVSVWVVPSDAVTTSDPGAKGAFFESPAGKNYRHAVYYTASEGVPHL; translated from the coding sequence ATGGCCACCCCCGGCGGGACCCCCGTTGAGACCTGGCCGCTCTGGGAGGTCTTCGTGCGCGCGAACCGCGGCCTCAGCCACGTGCACGTCGGCTCGCTCCACGCACCCGATGCAGAACTCGCCGTCCGTAACGCCCGCGACCTGTACACCCGTCGCGGTGAGGGTGTGTCGGTCTGGGTCGTCCCCTCGGATGCCGTGACCACCAGCGACCCCGGAGCCAAGGGCGCGTTCTTCGAGTCGCCGGCCGGAAAGAACTACCGGCACGCGGTGTACTACACCGCGTCCGAGGGGGTGCCGCACCTGTGA
- the paaK gene encoding phenylacetate--CoA ligase PaaK: MTVTVSSRPGLLASVDPAGIALENLRALQLERLQWTVRHAYENVALYRHKFDEAGVHPDDIRSLDDIRLLPFTTKADLRETYPFGMFAVPMADVRRIHASSGTTGRPTVVGYTGGDLDRWADLVARSLSAAGIRPGDRVHNAYGYGLFTGGLGAHAGIERLGATVIPMSGGQTARQAQLIQDFAPDAILCTPSYLLTIADALESAGIDPRSTSLRVAVLGAEPWTNEMRREIERRLDLTAVDIYGLSEVMGPGVASESALTKDGPHIWEDHFLPETIDGDTGEPVADGNLGELVFTSLTKEAFPVIRYRTRDLTRLQPGTAFPAMRRIEKITGRNDDMIILRGVNLFPTQIEEIVLGIEKLTPHFVLELRREGRMDAMTVRIERHPALEREVCEAAGVVLRQRIKVLIGTSVDVCVEEPGVLPRSEGKYKRVYDLR, encoded by the coding sequence ATGACCGTGACCGTTTCCTCGCGCCCCGGCCTTCTGGCATCCGTCGACCCGGCCGGCATCGCGCTCGAGAACCTGCGCGCGCTGCAGCTCGAGCGCCTGCAGTGGACGGTCCGCCACGCCTACGAGAACGTCGCCCTGTACCGGCACAAGTTCGACGAGGCGGGTGTGCACCCCGACGACATCCGCAGCCTCGACGACATCCGCCTGCTGCCCTTCACGACAAAGGCCGACCTGCGCGAGACGTATCCCTTCGGCATGTTCGCGGTGCCGATGGCGGATGTTCGCCGCATCCACGCCTCGTCGGGCACGACCGGGCGCCCCACGGTCGTCGGCTACACCGGCGGCGACCTCGACCGCTGGGCCGACCTCGTCGCGCGCTCGCTGTCTGCCGCCGGCATCCGCCCCGGCGATCGCGTCCACAACGCCTACGGGTACGGGTTGTTCACCGGCGGCCTCGGCGCGCACGCGGGCATCGAACGCCTCGGCGCGACGGTCATTCCGATGTCGGGTGGGCAGACGGCACGCCAGGCGCAGCTCATCCAGGACTTCGCACCCGATGCCATCCTCTGCACGCCCAGTTACCTCTTGACCATCGCGGACGCGCTCGAGTCCGCGGGCATCGACCCGCGCTCGACGTCGCTTCGGGTCGCCGTCCTCGGGGCCGAACCATGGACCAACGAGATGCGCCGCGAGATCGAGCGTCGTCTCGACCTCACCGCCGTCGACATCTACGGCCTGAGCGAGGTGATGGGCCCGGGCGTGGCCTCCGAGAGTGCGCTCACCAAGGACGGCCCGCACATCTGGGAGGACCACTTCCTCCCCGAGACGATCGACGGCGATACGGGGGAGCCCGTGGCCGATGGCAATCTCGGCGAACTGGTCTTCACCTCCCTCACCAAGGAGGCGTTCCCGGTCATCCGCTACCGTACGCGCGATCTCACCCGCCTGCAGCCCGGCACCGCGTTCCCGGCCATGCGCCGCATCGAGAAGATCACCGGACGCAACGACGACATGATCATCCTGCGCGGGGTGAATCTCTTCCCGACGCAGATCGAGGAGATCGTGCTCGGCATCGAGAAGCTCACCCCGCACTTCGTGCTCGAGCTGCGCCGCGAGGGGCGGATGGATGCCATGACCGTCCGCATCGAGAGGCACCCGGCCCTGGAGCGCGAGGTGTGCGAGGCGGCGGGCGTCGTACTGCGGCAGCGCATCAAGGTGCTCATCGGCACGAGCGTCGACGTCTGTGTCGAGGAGCCCGGTGTCCTCCCGCGCAGCGAGGGGAAGTACAAGCGGGTGTACGACCTGCGCTGA